From the Thermoanaerobaculia bacterium genome, one window contains:
- a CDS encoding type II toxin-antitoxin system HicA family toxin, giving the protein MKRADLVRHLQAHGCEFFREGSRHSVFVNRPTRKSTAVPRHREINEWLVRKICRDLEIPEP; this is encoded by the coding sequence TTGAAGCGGGCCGATCTCGTCCGCCATCTTCAGGCGCATGGTTGCGAGTTCTTTCGGGAGGGCTCGCGGCATTCGGTCTTCGTGAATCGCCCCACCCGGAAGTCCACGGCGGTTCCTCGCCATCGCGAGATCAACGAATGGCTGGTCAGGAAGATTTGCCGTGATCTGGAGATTCCGGAACCCTAG
- a CDS encoding type II toxin-antitoxin system HicB family antitoxin: protein MELRLTAVFRKVPEGYIGFVEELPGANTQASTLDEARESLHEAVALVLEANRALAEEQLGGDAVIREPLLIS, encoded by the coding sequence ATGGAGCTCAGGCTCACGGCCGTATTTCGTAAGGTTCCAGAGGGTTACATCGGCTTTGTCGAGGAATTGCCGGGTGCCAACACCCAGGCTTCGACGCTCGATGAGGCCCGGGAGAGCCTGCACGAAGCCGTCGCACTCGTTCTCGAGGCGAACCGGGCTCTTGCTGAGGAGCAGCTGGGGGGCGACGCGGTCATCCGCGAGCCTCTTCTCATTTCTTGA